A single region of the bacterium genome encodes:
- a CDS encoding sigma-E factor regulatory protein RseB domain-containing protein → MIRRAATGFVIWMVVAMPALSQGSPEPLLDGVTLQEVARHAAIASQIVDYEGTKVLSVLRGDAMETVTLIETRKRPGRTRLEFLSPEGVAGRLVVDDGQQTWHYEPRLHTVFLGPSLAPPAEAPSDGWLAEYRLSLLGVEEVIGRRTAVLSLRPRSGQGERRLWIDRTTGVALRAEERDPDDGLVMVAYFTRISFGLNVPSALFQMRPPAGARIIGQGGLPEPLLALPDLERAVGFAMGVPQTLPGGYSLRGGTPVRHGPLLTASLEYSDGARSLVLFVVPAGRAGPPGRGDAVPLLGPGARAFGAGALRIVTWEDQGRRLALAGTLPMADMLGIATALSKGSGP, encoded by the coding sequence ATGATCCGGCGCGCCGCCACGGGGTTCGTTATCTGGATGGTAGTCGCGATGCCGGCCCTGTCGCAGGGCTCGCCGGAGCCGCTGCTGGATGGGGTGACGCTGCAGGAAGTCGCCCGCCATGCCGCCATCGCCTCGCAGATCGTGGACTACGAGGGCACCAAGGTGCTCTCCGTGCTCCGCGGCGACGCCATGGAGACCGTCACGCTGATCGAGACCCGCAAGCGGCCCGGGAGGACGCGTCTGGAGTTCCTCTCCCCTGAGGGCGTGGCCGGGCGACTGGTCGTTGACGACGGGCAGCAGACCTGGCACTACGAGCCGCGCCTCCATACGGTCTTCCTGGGGCCGTCCCTGGCGCCGCCAGCCGAAGCTCCTTCTGATGGGTGGCTGGCAGAGTACCGCCTGAGTCTGCTCGGTGTTGAGGAGGTTATCGGCCGGCGCACCGCGGTGCTGAGTCTAAGGCCCCGGTCCGGCCAGGGCGAGCGCCGCCTCTGGATTGATAGGACCACCGGTGTGGCACTGCGGGCAGAGGAGCGCGACCCTGACGATGGTCTCGTGATGGTGGCCTACTTCACCCGGATCAGCTTCGGTCTAAACGTCCCGTCAGCACTGTTCCAGATGCGCCCTCCCGCGGGCGCCCGGATCATCGGTCAGGGTGGCCTGCCTGAGCCGCTCCTTGCTCTTCCCGATCTGGAGCGGGCCGTGGGGTTTGCGATGGGCGTTCCCCAGACGCTTCCCGGAGGTTACTCGCTGCGGGGCGGGACGCCGGTGCGTCATGGTCCGCTTCTCACCGCCTCTCTGGAGTATTCGGACGGCGCCCGGAGCCTGGTTCTCTTTGTCGTGCCTGCCGGTCGTGCGGGTCCTCCCGGCCGTGGCGACGCTGTGCCGCTCCTGGGCCCTGGGGCACGGGCGTTTGGAGCCGGTGCCTTGAGAATCGTCACCTGGGAGGACCAGGG
- a CDS encoding zf-HC2 domain-containing protein: protein MNHRRAARLLSAYLDTELFPEEMAEVRSHLAGCPDCRAEMEDLRATRRLLSSLEPPDLPREFAADLSLRLERRAPGLWGWRPPFWGPRPAMVFAVLALVLVLVAVPAIRGHQDRLRAAEVGPDLLLRRAAQAQARDPLLDRAFMGLVFTDANLRLIGEDPRGPAR, encoded by the coding sequence ATGAACCACCGACGCGCTGCGCGGCTGCTGAGTGCCTACCTTGATACGGAGCTCTTCCCCGAGGAGATGGCTGAAGTCCGGAGCCACCTGGCGGGCTGCCCTGACTGCCGTGCCGAGATGGAGGATCTGCGAGCAACGAGGCGCCTCTTGAGTTCTCTGGAGCCGCCCGACCTACCCCGGGAGTTTGCGGCGGACCTATCGTTGCGCCTGGAGCGCCGGGCGCCCGGTCTGTGGGGATGGCGCCCCCCGTTCTGGGGACCGCGCCCCGCGATGGTGTTCGCCGTGCTGGCGTTGGTTCTGGTCCTAGTGGCCGTGCCTGCAATCCGGGGCCACCAGGACCGTCTTCGCGCCGCGGAGGTCGGCCCTGATCTGTTGCTGCGCAGGGCGGCGCAGGCGCAGGCGAGGGATCCGCTCCTGGACCGTGCTTTTATGGGCCTGGTGTTCACCGACGCCAACCTGCGCCTGATCGGCGAGGATCCACGGGGGCCGGCGCGATGA
- a CDS encoding sigma-70 family RNA polymerase sigma factor, whose translation MAQVKESERSADPQDDQARFEALMEKYGRRVYGMAYRMAGHEADAKDLAQEAFIRVWRSMSRLRPGVPLEGWLYRIVTNLFIDLLRRRRGVRVQSLDEPLATASGELARERPDPSADVERAVLGSMLDRRVQQALLSLPPEIRMVVVLADVEGYAYEEIASMMGIPVGTVKSRLHRARLALRGHLAPVRDSLEGR comes from the coding sequence GTGGCGCAGGTCAAGGAATCGGAGCGGTCGGCGGATCCCCAGGACGATCAGGCGCGGTTCGAGGCGCTGATGGAGAAGTATGGGCGGCGTGTGTACGGGATGGCCTATAGGATGGCCGGTCACGAGGCCGACGCCAAGGACCTTGCGCAGGAGGCCTTCATACGCGTCTGGCGATCCATGTCGCGGCTGCGACCCGGTGTTCCGCTGGAGGGCTGGCTGTATCGGATCGTTACGAACCTGTTCATTGACCTACTGCGGCGCCGCCGCGGAGTGCGGGTTCAGTCGCTCGATGAGCCGCTGGCGACCGCGTCAGGGGAGTTGGCAAGGGAACGGCCGGATCCCTCAGCCGACGTCGAGCGTGCTGTGCTCGGTTCGATGTTGGACCGGCGCGTGCAGCAGGCGCTCTTGTCGCTCCCGCCCGAGATCCGCATGGTTGTCGTGCTGGCCGATGTGGAAGGTTACGCGTATGAGGAGATCGCCTCGATGATGGGGATTCCCGTGGGGACGGTGAAGTCGCGGCTGCACCGAGCACGCCTGGCGCTGCGAGGCCATCTGGCGCCCGTCCGCGACAGCCTCGAGGGCCGATGA